From the Deltaproteobacteria bacterium genome, one window contains:
- a CDS encoding DUF456 domain-containing protein encodes MHFVPEIILLLASLVGVALVPLGLPGTWLIFALSFLYSLLWNFSRSSSDFKVLALLFILALMGEILELFVSFWGAKKLQVSTGAFWASLAGGLLGALIGVPVFLIGSLLGLLLGTFLGAFVYEYVKRQSFKNATLSAFAVFFSRMVASFMKTALALGMWVYLLFKV; translated from the coding sequence ATGCATTTCGTCCCCGAAATAATCCTTCTTCTAGCCTCTCTGGTCGGTGTTGCCCTTGTCCCTCTAGGTCTGCCCGGCACCTGGCTGATTTTTGCCTTGTCTTTTCTCTATTCCCTTCTCTGGAATTTTTCTCGTTCCAGTTCCGATTTTAAAGTTTTAGCACTTCTATTTATACTAGCCCTTATGGGTGAAATACTTGAGCTCTTTGTCTCTTTTTGGGGAGCTAAGAAGCTTCAAGTATCTACAGGTGCATTCTGGGCTTCATTGGCCGGAGGCCTATTGGGGGCCTTGATAGGTGTGCCTGTTTTTTTGATTGGATCTCTCTTGGGTTTGTTACTGGGCACTTTTTTAGGGGCCTTTGTTTATGAGTATGTGAAAAGGCAGTCGTTTAAAAATGCCACACTTTCAGCTTTTGCCGTCTTTTTTTCGCGCATGGTTGCCAGTTTTATGAAGACTGCTTTGGCTTTGGGGATGTGGGTTTATTTACTTTTTAAAGTTTAG
- a CDS encoding ribonuclease HII, with protein sequence MNPKKIEPYLRSQACSLIAGTDEVGRGCLAGPVVAAAVILPHPPGFDGITDSKLLSPQKRDDLYQKILEVALAWGVGVVSPQIIDEINIFQASLKAMAIAVEQLSLKPEILLIDGRHCLPLCLPQKAIIQGDLHCVSIGAASIIAKVTRDRMMKEYEKEFPAFSFGIHKGYPTARHREELAQKGPCEIHRRSFKLL encoded by the coding sequence ATCAATCCAAAAAAAATAGAGCCTTATCTTCGATCTCAAGCCTGCTCCTTGATTGCGGGTACCGACGAAGTTGGGCGAGGCTGTCTGGCGGGTCCAGTCGTGGCGGCAGCGGTCATTTTGCCCCATCCTCCTGGTTTTGATGGAATTACCGATTCCAAATTACTCAGCCCCCAAAAAAGAGATGACTTATATCAAAAAATTTTAGAGGTCGCGCTTGCCTGGGGTGTTGGTGTGGTTTCTCCCCAAATAATTGACGAAATTAACATCTTTCAAGCCTCTCTCAAGGCGATGGCTATTGCTGTTGAACAGCTTTCGCTAAAACCGGAAATTCTTTTAATCGATGGACGACATTGCCTGCCATTGTGTCTCCCTCAAAAAGCAATCATCCAGGGCGACTTGCATTGTGTTTCCATCGGGGCTGCATCCATTATTGCCAAGGTGACTCGCGATCGGATGATGAAAGAGTATGAAAAAGAGTTTCCGGCTTTTTCATTTGGAATCCACAAAGGTTATCCGACTGCAAGGCATCGTGAGGAGCTGGCTCAAAAGGGGCCTTGTGAAATACACCGAAGGTCGTTTAAGCTACTGTGA
- the rplS gene encoding 50S ribosomal protein L19: MNTLQKICYQNLPAVKASTFKAGDSVKVHCRIIEGEKERIQIFEGVVIRIHNNGLSSTFTVRKVSYGVGVERIFPYYSPTLEKIETLARGRVRRAKLYYLRELKGKKARITEEQRKILIPEPAPQVAVSTEAQPA, from the coding sequence ATGAATACCTTACAAAAAATTTGTTACCAAAACTTACCTGCCGTAAAGGCCAGTACTTTTAAAGCCGGGGATAGCGTTAAAGTTCACTGTAGAATTATCGAAGGTGAAAAAGAACGTATCCAAATTTTTGAAGGGGTAGTCATTCGTATCCATAACAACGGCCTCAGTTCCACCTTTACCGTTCGTAAAGTGTCCTACGGCGTTGGCGTTGAAAGAATTTTTCCCTACTATTCACCCACCCTCGAAAAAATCGAGACACTGGCTCGGGGTCGTGTTCGACGTGCTAAACTTTATTATTTGCGTGAATTAAAGGGTAAAAAGGCGCGTATCACCGAAGAACAACGTAAAATACTGATCCCGGAACCTGCCCCTCAGGTCGCGGTATCTACAGAAGCTCAACCTGCTTAA
- the trmD gene encoding tRNA (guanosine(37)-N1)-methyltransferase TrmD, producing the protein MLKKIEILTIFPHFFDSYLQQSLVGKALQKKLFSVLVQDLRLFTQNKHKRVDDSPYGGGAGMVLSPAPLAAAIQDYKQREAGGRLIYLTPQGPLLKQEKIKSWVSDFENILLICGRYEGIDQRIIDKYVDEEISIGDYILSGGEVAAQVVIDACLRLIPGVIGKEESLQEESIEWGLLEYPHYTRPEVFEDLPVPETLLSGNPKKIKAWRLEQALEKTRIRRPDLLDKFDKKKGS; encoded by the coding sequence ATGCTTAAAAAAATTGAAATACTCACCATCTTTCCCCACTTTTTTGATTCCTACCTTCAGCAAAGCCTAGTGGGTAAGGCCCTTCAAAAGAAGCTATTTTCCGTTCTAGTACAAGATCTGCGTTTATTTACCCAAAACAAGCACAAGCGTGTGGATGATAGTCCTTATGGTGGAGGTGCGGGCATGGTTCTAAGTCCTGCCCCTTTGGCGGCTGCCATTCAGGATTATAAACAAAGAGAAGCAGGGGGAAGGCTTATTTATCTCACTCCCCAAGGCCCACTTCTCAAGCAGGAAAAAATAAAGTCCTGGGTTTCTGATTTTGAAAATATTCTTTTAATCTGTGGACGTTATGAAGGAATTGATCAACGGATTATTGATAAATATGTCGATGAAGAAATTTCGATTGGAGATTATATTTTGTCCGGTGGGGAAGTGGCCGCTCAAGTGGTCATAGATGCCTGTTTGCGTCTCATCCCCGGGGTGATAGGAAAAGAAGAGTCGCTTCAGGAAGAATCGATCGAATGGGGCCTGCTCGAATACCCGCATTACACAAGACCTGAAGTTTTTGAGGATTTGCCTGTGCCCGAAACCCTACTTTCTGGCAATCCTAAAAAGATAAAAGCCTGGCGTCTGGAACAAGCCCTGGAAAAAACACGAATTCGCCGGCCTGATCTTTTAGATAAGTTTGACAAGAAAAAAGGATCCTGA